The genomic window ACCGCCGCGGCGACGCTTGCCGCAAGAACGCGGGCGGTGTGCGCTCCGGTGTCATCCAGGCGTCCGGCGATCACCGCCGTGAGAGGGGGCTCGATGCCGGCGGTGGTGTCGAGGAAAGCGTCGCGCAGCGCGGTCCGGGCAGTGATCAGCAGCAGCGCCTCGTGTTCGCGCTCACTGGTGTTCGTGTACTGCTCGACCACTGCTTCAGTGACGGCGTCAGCCAGGCGCACTCCTGCAGGCCGGGCCGCGACCGCCGCCGCGATCCGCGCCTCCCGGTCCGCGGTCACAGCGGAGACGATCGCCTGCTCGCGGCTGGCGAAGTAGTTGTTGTAGGTGCGCGGCGAGACCCCGGCCGCCTCGGCGATGTCCTCGACCCGCACCTGGTCGGGTCCGTGCTCCACGGCCAGGCGCAGGGCCGCCTCGCGTAGCGCCTCGCGCGTGGCCTGCTTCTTCCGCTCCCGCAGCCCTGGTGGTGGTGTCGTCACGGTGTCAGCGTCCCACGCATGACTGCGTGCACGCAAACTTGCGCGCACGCACTTTTCCTGTCAGCCTCGACCCGCCCGCGACTGACAGAGAGGACGTCATCATGCGAGCCAGAGGAATGACCTACGACACCGGATTTGTCGCGCACGGCCGTATATCCCGCGAGCACTTCGACACCGCGGTGGTCCGGCGCGAGCTCGCCGTCATCCGCGACGACCTGCACTGCAACGCGGTCCAGATCATCGGCGGCGCCCCGGACCGACTGGAGCTGGCCGCCGGTGTCGCCGCCGAGCTCGGCCTGGAGGTCTGGTTCTCGCCCTATCCGCTGGAACTGGATCCGGAGCAGATCCTCACGCTCTTCCACGACTGCGCCGCGCGAGCGGAACGGCTCCGACAGCAGGGGGCCGCAGTCGTGTTCGTCGCAGGGGTCGAGCTGAGCGTGATGAACCGCGGGTTCCTACCCGGAGAAAGCCCCGAGGGACGGGTCGAGCAACTGATGAGCCGGCCCGAGCGACGGGCCGAAGCGATGCGTGAACTCGGTGTGCGCATCAACACGTTCCTCCGCGACGCGGCGGCCACGGTCCGCGAGCGCTTCCAGGGCAAGCTCACCTACGCATCCATCCAGTTCGAGCAGGTCGACTGGACCTTCTTCGACATCGTGACGTACGAGCTGATCCGCTCCGCCGAGGTCGCCGACCGGTTCCGGGACGCGGTGCGCACCCTGGCCCAAGGCCCGAAGCCGCTCGCCATCACCGGGTTCGGCACCGCGGCCTACCGCGGCGCGGGAGACCGCGGCGGGCGGGTGCTGGAAGTGGTCGAGCACGACCCACAAACCAAGGCCCCTGTGCGACTGAACGGCATATACGAGCGCGACGAGGCCGGCCAGGCCGCATATCTGAGCGAACTGCTGGAAATCTTCGAGACCGAGGGCGTGGACAGCGCGTTCGTGTTCCTGTTCGCCTTGCCCGGCTACCCGCACCGCCCGGACGGCGACCCCAGGGACGACTTGGACCGGGCAGGCCTGGGCATCGTCAAACTCCTCGAAGGGCACCGGGGACAGACCTACCCCGACATGGAATGGGAACCCAAGGCCGCCTTCGCGGCAGTGGCCCAGCGGTATCGGAGGTGACAGGCACCACACACGGTGACCACGGCTCGGGATCTGCACCGCACCGCGGTGCAGATCCCGAGCAGATGGAAACGGTATTCGCCGAACTCGCCGCAGACCTCGCGCCGGTCTACCGCCGCCGCGACCTGCGGGCCAACGGCGTGTTGTACCTGCGCGGGTTACTGATGCCGGGCGTCGCGGGCAACTGCTGGTCGATCGCAGAGGCAGTCGGCCCCGGCCGTACCGCCTGACCACCTGCTCGAACGCGCCTGCTGGGAGGAGGACGCCGCGAGAGACGTGGTGCGCGCGTTCCTGACCCGGCACCTCGGCGCCGACGGCGGGGTCCTGATCTCCGACGAGACGGGGCAGGCGAAGAAGGGGACGAAAACCGCGGCTATGGGCCGGCAGTATTCCGGCACGATGGGCCGGGCCGAGAACGTGATCGTCGCGGTGTACACGACGTACGCGACCAAGCGGGGCCACGCCCTCATCGACCGGGACCTGTACGTGCAGGCCGACTGGATCGCCGATCCGGCGCGGATGGCGACGGCGGGTTCCCCTCAGGATCACGCATTCGCCACCAAGCCGGCGCTCGCCCTCGCACAGGCGAAACGGGCGCTGACCGCCGGAATCAGGCCCCAGTGGGCAACCGGGGACGAGGTATACGGACGCAGCCGGGAGCTGCGCGAGTTCTTGGAAGGTGGCTGAGCTGCTGGACGCGCTGGGTTACGACGCCGTGGACACCGGAAGCCTCGCCGACAGCTGGCGAAGCGAGCCAGGCACCCCGTCTACGTTCAGCCGTACCTGCCCGCACAGCCCGAGGGGCTGACCGACGCGGAGAAGTGGCGCTGGTTCTCCGAGACCCCGGGCCTCCCGGTACCCGCAGACAGGGTCAAAGAACTGACCGACACCGCAATACGGCGCTCCGCGGGCGATGCCCGCGCGACTCTTGCTCAGGACTGAACCAGAAGGCGGGGATCAGGCATGGGGTGGAAGCGGGGCCTATTGCTGCCGCAGGCCTGTCTCCTGGCTTCAGAGAGCACATCCTCATAAAGGCTGATTCATGGTGTTTTACGTCACGGTCGACCGCCGTCTGCCGAAGACGCCATGCCGACCAGGCGGATAGACCACGCAGCTCCGTTCCGGCTGCTGCCGGGTGAGGCCCGCCAGCAGCCGGAGCCGCGTCCCGGGGACGCCGTCCCGGAATCAGGCGCTGCGCGTCGCCTCCGCGAGCTGCCAGCCGAGTCAGGCCGAAGACCCGCCTGCCGAAGCACCTGGTGCTGTGGTTGGCCCCGTACTTGCCTTGCCGTGTACGGGGCCAACGGGCAGTCCGGGCTGGTCATGAAGCTTGGTGGAGCGAGAGGGCTTTGTGCAAAACCTGCCCTCCGCCCCCAGCTCCTACCGGGGCCGGGGGCGGAGGTGTTCACCACTCGGGGAGTCGGTGGTTCACCCCGCCGTCTCTGGCGTCGCTTCGCACTCCTGATCTGTCAGTTGCCGGTCATGCGTGGGTAGACCGGGGCGACGTCGGCAGGGTTGGTTGCCCGAGATGTGCATGGTCGGCAGTGATTCAACCGCTCCTCGAAGTAAGGGACCGGCAGTCCGGCTCAGGAGAGTCGGACAGGCAGCTTGTCGAACGCGACCAGACGGTCGGTGCGGACCTCCAGCGGCTCACCGGCGAGCTCGACCGAGGAGTACCGCTCGGCGATGAGGCCGAGAATCACGCTGGTCTCGGCCCGCGCCAACAGCTGCCCGGCACACGCGTGGGTACCGAGCCCGAACGTCAGGTTCCGGCTCGCCTCCGGCGGGCGGTTGTGGTCGAAGTTGTTCGGGTTTTCGAACACCGCCGGGTCCCGGTTCGCGGCGCCGATCGGGTACTTGATGCACGACCCCGCAGGGATGCGCACGTCCTGGATCTCGATGTCCTCGTTCGGGAACCGTGTGATGATGAGTTCGACCGGATTCAGCCGCGCCAGTTCGTTGACGAACGCCTCCCGGATCTCCGGCTTCTCCCTGAACTCGGCCATCAGGTCTGGTCGTTCGGCGAACAACTTGAATCCGGCACCGATGAGGTAGGCGGGGTTCGGGCCGCCCGACATGTACAGCAGCACCGTGGTCTCCAGGACCTCGCGCCAGGTGAGCTCGCCGCGCCCGTGGGCTGCGAGTAGTTCATCGACCAGCCCGTTTCCAGGCTCCTCGGCGCTCTGCTTCTCCCGTACGTACCGCTCGGTCTCGGCGAACATGAAGTTCATCCCAGCCAGCGACCTCGCGTGGATCCCCTCACCCGGTGCGGTCGCGTTGATGAGCATCGCGTCCCACAGAGCCCAGAACATCCCCTCCACGTCACCCACGGGCATGTCGAGGATGCGGCACATCGTCAGATGGGTGGGCATCACGCCCAGGTCGAAGTGAGCGTCCACCACCTCGCCCGGGGCGAGCTTGTCGAGCGTCTCGACGGTGAAGTCATGCGTCAGCCGCGCCCATGTGCCGATCATCTTCGGTGTCAGCCAACGATTCGTCAGCCGCCGCATCCGGGTGTGCTCCGGCGCGTCCTTGGACAGGACGGTGTTGTCGAACGCGGTCCATGGATGAGGGTGCTCGCCGGCGGCGGCAAACGACGGCGGCTCCGCAATCCGCATACACGGCAGTTTCGCATTGTGCATGGTGTCCGCGTGGTTCAGTACCACATATGTGTTCTCCGTCGTCCGGTGCACCGGCGCGATCGCCCGCGCACGCTCGTACGCCGGGTACGGGTCGGCCCGGAATCCCTCGTCGTTCCACGGGAACATCGCCGAGGCGTCCTCAATGGTCAAACTCATCTCCGTCACTCCTTCGGGTCTGGTCAGGACAAGGCCAGGTCAGGCGGGCATCAGGGTCAGGAGGTCCCGGGTCCACGCGTCAGCGAGTTCTGTGGCCGGGGTCGTCGACGCGGCATCATGCTTGGCCGTGGTACCGATCTGCTCCGCGCCGAGCTCCAGGAGTGCTCTACGGAGGGTCTCGATGGCGTTGTTGAACGTCTCGTAGATGCTGTCACCGAGCCCGAACGCCGCGAACCGCACACCCGTCAGGTCGGGGCGCTCCGCCATGAGCGCGTCGTAGAACGGCGCGGCAGTCTCCGGCAGTTCGCCCTCCCCGTAAGTGGAACTGACGAACACCGCGATCTCCATGGCAGCCAGGTCGGACACCTCGACGTCGGTCAGCTCCGCGGTCACTGTCTCGAACCCCTGGCCACGGAACGCGGCAACGATGTCGTCGGCGACCATCTCCGCGTTGCCCGACTCGGTCCCGTACAGGACGTGTACGACAGTCATTCCGTTTCTCCTGTGTTGTCGATGGCCGCAGTCGTGGCCGTCGGGATGGAAGCCAGGGCGTCGGAACCCGCCGCCGCAGCGAGGAGTTCGCCCCTGGTGGTGAACTTCCTTCGGCACCTGTCGGGCCGGGCGCGTCGAACCTCGGCACCGTCGATGCGCTGCCACGCCTCGAAACTCACCGTCGAGGCCGGCAGTTGGTCGCGGAGGCCGAACAGGCCCGTACGCTGCTGCGGCTCCTGGCCGCGCAGGAACTCGAGGACGCACTTCGCCGCAGATGCCGCCAACTTCCGGTTCTCCGCAAGGTTTCCCAGGCGGCCGGTGGCGGGACCACCCACGCGGAACACGTTCGATGCCTCCAGATCAGCGACATGTGCCGGCTGTGCCGGAGGGGAGTCGAAGCCCAGCGCCGTGATGACGGTGTCGGCGTCGAGGTGGTCGACCAGCGCCGTGCCCTCCACATGACGGGTCGTCACGCGGACCCGGCCGTCGTGCCTGCGAATGGAGACCGGAACCTGCCGGAACCGCACGTTCACCGTCGTGCGCGGAGACACCGCGGGCCCGCCGAGCAGAGATACGCCATCCACGCTCAGGTGGACCCCGACGACCTCGGCGAGTTCCTTGACCATTGACGCATCCCACTTCGCTGCATGCGGCTCACACCTCCCCAGGATGTGGATCGTCCGCACGGGGTCCGGCGCCACTGCGCGCAGCGCGTCGTCGTCGACGTCCGACGCGATGAAGTCCAGGTCGGACTTGGCCAGCAGCCGTGCGACATCCGCCGCGACGTTTCCGGTGCCGAGGATGACGACCTCGGGCCCCAGACACTCCGGACCGGCTTGCCGGTGGCGCAGGCGAGAGTCCGGGTCGGAGTTCAACAAGCGGATCAGGTCACCGGCGCCGACGACCCGAGCGTCCGGGTCCTGGTCGATGCCCAGTTGCCTGTCCGTCCCCAGTCCGGTTGCCAGCACGACTGCGTGAAAGTTGTCCAGAAGCGCACGGAAGCTCACATCGGTTCCGACAGACACGTTCCCGACGAAATCAACCCCCGGCTGCCCGAAGAGCCGCTCGAACTGGCGTGACACTGCCTTGGCGCCCTGGTGATCCGGCGCGATGCCGTACCGGACCAACCCGAACGGCGTCGGCAGCGAGTCGAAGACCGCGATCTCGAGGTCGGGCTGTCCCTTGCGCAGAGCCTGGGCCGCGTAGCACCCGCTGGGGCCGGCGCCGATGACCGCGACCTGAAGCGGAAGCCCGTTGCCGACGGCGGCGGCCGGTTGGTTCGGCGCTGTCTCTGCCGGAGTTTTCATGGCTACCTCGGTTGCTGCGAAGAAGTTCAACAGATGGGAAGAACGTTAACTAACTAACGGACGTTAGGGTAGTGAGTGAAGAAGTTTCCCGATGCGGATCCGGCGCCGCTGGTGCCCGAGCTCGTGGACGTCCCCGACGTAAGACGTCGGTGCATCCAGCTCGTTCGGCAGCGGCGCCGGACGGTGTTCCGCACCTTCCTTGTCGTGTACTCAGACTGTTTGCTGTCGCGCGAGTCGCCGAGCGTCAACATCGTCGGACGAGGCGTCCCCTTCTAGTGCCTGTCGTGTCCCGGCCGTACGTACACGGCGTCGCAGGCGGAGGCCGTCACAGCTCTTGGCGGCCGATGCGCTGGTACACCTCGGGACGCCGAGTCCGCAGAACTCGCGCGACGGCCATTCCGATCAGGAACAACGCGAATGTGAAGATCAGGAAGAACGACGTGACGAAGCCGGAGCCACCGAGCAGGTCCGAGTAGTTCGCCACCGCGAGACAGGCCACCACGCCGATACCGATCGCCGCCACGAGCGGTGCGACGGCGGTCTTCCACACAGGTTCCCGCGACGGGTTGCGACGGAAGTAGACGAACACCGCCACACTCGCCGCGAACAGGAGCAGCAGGATCGCGAAGGAACCGATGCCGGACGCCCGGGCGTACAGGACGTTCGGGTCGCTGCCCAGCGCCACGAAGAGCACCACACCGATGGCCCACAGGCCGCCGATGACGGACGCGGCCGCATACGGCGACCCGTGCTTGGGGTGCACCTTGCCCAGGACCGTCGGCACCACACCGTCGGTGCCGAGCGAGTACATGTATCGCGCCGTGACGTTGTGGATGGACAGCATCGACGCCAGGATCGAGGTCAGCAGCAGGACGGTGACGATGTCGACCACGGTCTTGCCGACCAGCACGGTCAGCGCGTCGGTGAACATTCCGCCGGTGTTGGCAGTGGCGGTCGCCTGCGTCTTGTCCGCGCCGGTGAAGGCGATGTAGGCCCACGCGGCCAGAGCGTAGAAGACGCCGATGCCCGCCACGGACAGGTAGGTGGCCCGGGGGATGGTCTTGTCGGGATCCTTGACCTCCTCGCGGAAGATGACGGTCGCCTCGAACCCGAAGAAGTTGCCGACCACGAACAGGAGTGCCAGACCGATGTTGGGGTCGGTGAGCCACGGCAGGCTCAGGGTGGCGCCCCCGGTGCCGGACGGAGCCCCGTGGACGAACGACGCGACGTCGAAGACGAGAACGGCGACGACTTCGAGCACCATGACTACGGTCAGCACCTTCGCTGAGAGGTCGATGCGCCGGTAGGCCAGTGCGGTGGTCACCGCGACGATCGCCAGCGCATACCAGCCCCATGCGATGTGAGGACCGTTGAGGTTCTTCTCCACGTAGCTCTGGACCGTGATGGCGAAGAACGACGGAGCGAAGAAACCGATCATGAAGTAGCCGAACGTCGCCAGGAACGCGCCGCCCAGACCGGCCGGGCGTCCGAGACCCTGGGTCACGAAGGAGTAGAAGCCGCCCGGGTTCGGAACGGCACGGCCCATCACCGTGAAGCCGACGCAGAAGACCAGGAGTATGACCGTCGCCACGATGTAGATCGCCGGACCCGTCTTGCCGCCGAACATCAGCAGCACCGGGATGAACCCGGCCACCGTGGTCAGCGGCGCGGAGAACGCGAGCACGCTCATGGCGAGCTCGCCGACGCCCATGTTGCCCTGCAGATGCCGCGGCTCGTCCACGACCTCCGCCCTTCGTCTTTCACCACTCACAGTGGGGACCTGCTCGTGTCGTGCCATGAGTTTCTCTTCCTGGTGAGGCCCACCGAGCTACCGCGGGGCCGGTTGGGTGTAGGTGTCGCCTCCCCGAGTGATGCCGTCCTGTTCAGGTACGGGCTCACCGCGTGGAGCTCGCTGCGCCGGCACCGATGCCTGCACAGACGTTCTGGTGTGGGGGGAGGTGGCCGTGGCGGGATGCCGGTCCGGTCAGGTGACCAGGTCCGACAACGGCCGGCCTGTCAGCGCCTGTCGGGCGCGCAGCACGACGGCCTCCTGGAGCGCGTCCATCGCCAGGTCGGACCGCCACGCGACGTGCGGGGTCATCACCAGGTTCGGCACACCGCGCAGTACGTGATCCGCCGGCAGCGGCTCGGTCGTGAAGGTGTCCAGACCCGCACCCGCCAGATGGCCGGACCGCAGCGCGTCCGCCAGCGCGGCCTCGTCGACGAGCCCGCCGCGCGAGACGTTGACGAGGACCGAGCGGTGCCGCATGCGTCCGATGACCTCGGCCGACATCAGGTTTCTGGTCTCGGCCGACAACGGCAGGTGCAGCGACACCACGTCGGACTGCTCGAGCAGTTCCCTCAGCGGCGCGGCCGGTACCGAGGTGAAGGTCGCGAACGGGTCGTAGCCGCGGACGTTCGTGCCCAGTGCCGCGTACCACCGGGCGACCTGGCGGCCGATCCGGCCCATGCCCACGACCGCGACGTCCAGATGGGAGAACCGCGGCGTGTCCATCCCGACGCTGCCCGCCCACTGGCCGGCCTCGATGGCCGATTGCCCCGCCGGGATGCGCCGCGCCAGCAGCAGCCCCATGGTGAGCGCGTGCGACGCGACCTCCTCGGTCGCCGCACCCGGCACGATCGCGACCGGCACACCCTTCGTCCGGGCGGCCGTCACGTCGATGTTGTCGTAGCCGATGCCGTACCGCACCACGGCGATGCACTTCTTCATCGCGGCGAAGTCCTGGGCCTCCACGGGCGCGTACGGGGTCACCATCACCACGGTCGCTTCCGGGATCGACGCACGGAACGTCTTCCGGTCCGGCGCCACCATGAAGTCCAGCCCGAACTCCTCGGCCAGCGCCCGCTCCCGCTCCAGACTCGGGTATTGCTGAGGACCGACAAGGAGCAAACCACCGGCACCACCGGCGATTCCGGCCGGGGTTTCGGTGCTGCTTGCAAGAGACATTTCAACCCTCTCAGATCAGGGCGAAGACATTCGGTGGCCGGGAACTCGGGCCGCCTAAACCTGCTTGTGCGGAAAGTGAAATGAAACGTAAGGACAGCCGAACAGTCCGTCAACGGGTCCGACCGCGTCAGATCGGAATACGTCAGAACTGGGAACGGTGTGTTGTCGAAACTGGATTAATCTCGGCGACGGCCCGACAGCGGGGTATGCAGCCATACGGGCGGCCGACGTGGGTCGGCGACACTGCCTCACGCCGACTCTAGCGAACTAACGGTCGTTAGTATACGGTGGGTGCTGAACATTGCAATCGGAGGTGTGTGCGACCGTGAATGTGCGACAACTTCAGGCTTTCCTCGCGGTCGCCGAGCATCTGCACTTCGGTCGGGCCGCGGAGCAGCTCTTCATGGCCCAGGCGCCGCTGAGCCGGACCATCCAGGCCCTCGAGGGTGACCTCGGTACCCGCCTCTTCGAGCGCAATACCCGCTCGGTCTCCCTCACCCCGGCCGGCAGA from Streptomyces sp. DSM 40750 includes these protein-coding regions:
- a CDS encoding TetR/AcrR family transcriptional regulator, with translation MTTPPPGLRERKKQATREALREAALRLAVEHGPDQVRVEDIAEAAGVSPRTYNNYFASREQAIVSAVTADREARIAAAVAARPAGVRLADAVTEAVVEQYTNTSEREHEALLLITARTALRDAFLDTTAGIEPPLTAVIAGRLDDTGAHTARVLAASVAAAVRIALEGWLQPTGNAEAVGSFGAGGLVVPSGSLPDQLRAALAPLAPAFDAAERRTQP
- a CDS encoding IS701 family transposase, which translates into the protein MLERACWEEDAARDVVRAFLTRHLGADGGVLISDETGQAKKGTKTAAMGRQYSGTMGRAENVIVAVYTTYATKRGHALIDRDLYVQADWIADPARMATAGSPQDHAFATKPALALAQAKRALTAGIRPQWATGDEVYGRSRELREFLEGG
- a CDS encoding cytochrome P450: MSLTIEDASAMFPWNDEGFRADPYPAYERARAIAPVHRTTENTYVVLNHADTMHNAKLPCMRIAEPPSFAAAGEHPHPWTAFDNTVLSKDAPEHTRMRRLTNRWLTPKMIGTWARLTHDFTVETLDKLAPGEVVDAHFDLGVMPTHLTMCRILDMPVGDVEGMFWALWDAMLINATAPGEGIHARSLAGMNFMFAETERYVREKQSAEEPGNGLVDELLAAHGRGELTWREVLETTVLLYMSGGPNPAYLIGAGFKLFAERPDLMAEFREKPEIREAFVNELARLNPVELIITRFPNEDIEIQDVRIPAGSCIKYPIGAANRDPAVFENPNNFDHNRPPEASRNLTFGLGTHACAGQLLARAETSVILGLIAERYSSVELAGEPLEVRTDRLVAFDKLPVRLS
- a CDS encoding flavodoxin domain-containing protein, with protein sequence MTVVHVLYGTESGNAEMVADDIVAAFRGQGFETVTAELTDVEVSDLAAMEIAVFVSSTYGEGELPETAAPFYDALMAERPDLTGVRFAAFGLGDSIYETFNNAIETLRRALLELGAEQIGTTAKHDAASTTPATELADAWTRDLLTLMPA
- a CDS encoding FAD-dependent oxidoreductase, whose amino-acid sequence is MKTPAETAPNQPAAAVGNGLPLQVAVIGAGPSGCYAAQALRKGQPDLEIAVFDSLPTPFGLVRYGIAPDHQGAKAVSRQFERLFGQPGVDFVGNVSVGTDVSFRALLDNFHAVVLATGLGTDRQLGIDQDPDARVVGAGDLIRLLNSDPDSRLRHRQAGPECLGPEVVILGTGNVAADVARLLAKSDLDFIASDVDDDALRAVAPDPVRTIHILGRCEPHAAKWDASMVKELAEVVGVHLSVDGVSLLGGPAVSPRTTVNVRFRQVPVSIRRHDGRVRVTTRHVEGTALVDHLDADTVITALGFDSPPAQPAHVADLEASNVFRVGGPATGRLGNLAENRKLAASAAKCVLEFLRGQEPQQRTGLFGLRDQLPASTVSFEAWQRIDGAEVRRARPDRCRRKFTTRGELLAAAAGSDALASIPTATTAAIDNTGETE
- a CDS encoding APC family permease, which gives rise to MDEPRHLQGNMGVGELAMSVLAFSAPLTTVAGFIPVLLMFGGKTGPAIYIVATVILLVFCVGFTVMGRAVPNPGGFYSFVTQGLGRPAGLGGAFLATFGYFMIGFFAPSFFAITVQSYVEKNLNGPHIAWGWYALAIVAVTTALAYRRIDLSAKVLTVVMVLEVVAVLVFDVASFVHGAPSGTGGATLSLPWLTDPNIGLALLFVVGNFFGFEATVIFREEVKDPDKTIPRATYLSVAGIGVFYALAAWAYIAFTGADKTQATATANTGGMFTDALTVLVGKTVVDIVTVLLLTSILASMLSIHNVTARYMYSLGTDGVVPTVLGKVHPKHGSPYAAASVIGGLWAIGVVLFVALGSDPNVLYARASGIGSFAILLLLFAASVAVFVYFRRNPSREPVWKTAVAPLVAAIGIGVVACLAVANYSDLLGGSGFVTSFFLIFTFALFLIGMAVARVLRTRRPEVYQRIGRQEL
- a CDS encoding C-terminal binding protein, which produces MSLASSTETPAGIAGGAGGLLLVGPQQYPSLERERALAEEFGLDFMVAPDRKTFRASIPEATVVMVTPYAPVEAQDFAAMKKCIAVVRYGIGYDNIDVTAARTKGVPVAIVPGAATEEVASHALTMGLLLARRIPAGQSAIEAGQWAGSVGMDTPRFSHLDVAVVGMGRIGRQVARWYAALGTNVRGYDPFATFTSVPAAPLRELLEQSDVVSLHLPLSAETRNLMSAEVIGRMRHRSVLVNVSRGGLVDEAALADALRSGHLAGAGLDTFTTEPLPADHVLRGVPNLVMTPHVAWRSDLAMDALQEAVVLRARQALTGRPLSDLVT